A single region of the Ursus arctos isolate Adak ecotype North America unplaced genomic scaffold, UrsArc2.0 scaffold_10, whole genome shotgun sequence genome encodes:
- the GJB2 gene encoding gap junction beta-2 protein, whose amino-acid sequence MDWSTLQTILGGVNKHSTSIGKIWLTVLFIFRIMILVVAAKEVWGDEQADFVCNTLQPGCKNVCYDHYFPISHIRLWALQLIFVSTPALLVAMHVAYRRHEKKRKFIKGEIKSEFKDIEEIKSQKVRIEGSLWWTYTSSIFFRVIFEAVFMYVFYIMYDGFSMQRLVKCNAWPCPNTVDCFVSRPTEKTVFTVFMIAVSGICILLNVTELCYLLIRYCSGKSKKPV is encoded by the coding sequence ATGGATTGGAGCACACTACAGACTATTCTGGGGGGTGTCAATAAACACTCCACCAGTATTGGGAAAATCTGGCTCACGGTCCTCTTCATTTTTCGCATTATGATCCTTGTGGTAGCTGCAAAGGAAGTATGGGGAGATGAGCAAGCCGATTTTGTCTGCAACACTCTACAGCCTGGGTGCAAAAATGTGTGCTATGATCACTATTTCCCTATCTCTCACATCCGCCTCTGGGCTCTCCAGTTGATCTTTGTGTCCACACCAGCTCTCTTGGTGGCCATGCATGTTGCCTACCGGAGACACgagaagaaaaggaagttcaTTAAGGGAGAGATAAAGAGTGAATTTAAAGACATCGAAGAGATCAAAAGCCAGAAGGTCCGCATTGAAGGGTCACTGTGGTGGACCTACACCAGCAGCATCTTCTTCCGGGTCATCTTCGAAGCTGTCTTCATGTACGTCTTCTATATCATGTATGATGGGTTCTCCATGCAGCGTTTGGTGAAATGCAATGCGTGGCCTTGTCCCAATACAGTGGACTGCTTTGTTTCCAGGCCCACGGAAAAGACTGTCTTTACGGTTTTCATGATTGCAGTGTCTGGAATTTGCATACTGCTGAATGTCACTGAATTGTGTTATTTGCTAATTAGATATTGTTCCGGAAAGTCGAAAAAACCAGTTTAA